From the genome of Populus alba chromosome 10, ASM523922v2, whole genome shotgun sequence, one region includes:
- the LOC118034579 gene encoding ISWI chromatin-remodeling complex ATPase CHR17 yields MAKPSKQQTSSDEAMSSDEEPINEQISEEEDEEEIEAVARSADSEEDEAAGDAEGDDGEGDEADEEVTNNEISKRERERLKEMQKLKKHKIQEILDQQNAAIDADMNNKGKGRLKYLLQQTELFAHFAKHDQSSSQKKAKGRGRHASKVTEEEEDEECLKEEEDGLSGNTRLVTQPSCIQGKMRDYQLAGLNWLIRLYENGINGILADEMGLGKTLQTISLMGYLHEFRGITGPHMVVAPKSTLGNWMNEIRRFCPVLRAVKFLGNPDERKHIREELLAAGKFDVCVTSFEMAIKEKSTLRRFSWRYIIIDEAHRIKNENSLLSKTMRLYNTNYRLLITGTPLQNNLHELWALLNFLLPEIFSSAETFDEWFQISGENDQQEVVQQLHKVLRPFLLRRLKSDVEKGLPPKKETILKVGMSQMQKQYYKALLQKDLEVVNAGGERKRLLNIAMQLRKCCNHPYLFQGAEPGPPYSTGDHLVTNAGKMVLLDKLLPKLKERDSRVLIFSQMTRLLDILEDYLMFRGYLYCRIDGNTGGEDRDASIDAFNKPGSEKFCFLLSTRAGGLGINLATADVVILYDSDWNPQVDLQAQDRAHRIGQKKEVQVFRFCTEYTIEEKVIERAYKKLALDALVIQQGRLAEQKTVNKDELLQMVRFGAEMVFSSKDSTITDEDIDRIIAKGEEATAELDAKMKKFTEDAIKFKMDDTAELYDFDDDKDENKFDFKKIVSENWIEPPKRERKRNYSESEYFKQTMRQGGPAKPKEPRIPRMPQLHDFQFFNTQRLSELYEKEVRYLMQAHQKNQLKDTIEVDEPEETGDPLTAEELEEKERLLEEGFSSWSRRDFNTFIRACEKYGRNDIRSIATEMEGKTEEEVERYAKVFKERYKELNDYDRIIKNIERGEARISRKDEIMKAIGKKLDRYKNPWLELKIQYGQNKGKLYNEECDRFMICMVHKLGYGNWDELKAAFRTSPLFRFDWFVKSRTTQELARRCDTLIRLVEKENQEYDERERQARKEKKLAKQSMTPSKRSMGRQTDSPPSQKKRKQLSMDDYPNMGKRKK; encoded by the exons ATGGCGAAACCCTCGAAGCAGCAAACATCGTCTGATGAGGCGATGTCTTCGGATGAAGAGCCGATTAACGAGCAGATCAGCGAAGAGGAAGATGAGGAGGAGATCGAAGCGGTGGCTCGCTCAGCTGACTCCGAGGAAGATGAGGCCGCCGGAGATGCTGAAGGAGACGACGGCGAAGGCGACGAGGCTGACGAG GAAGTAACCAACAATGAAATTAGCAAGCGTGAAAGGGAGAGACTCAAAGAAATgcagaaattgaagaaacacAAGATTCAGGAGATACTGGATCAACAAAATGCTGCTATAGATGCTGATATG AATAACAAGGGGAAGGGGCGCTTGAAGTATTTGCTGCAGCAAACTGAGTTGTTTGCTCATTTTGCTAAACATGATCAATCATCATCCCAGAAGAAGGCTAAGGGAAG GGGTCGGCATGCCTCAAAAGTAACCgaggaggaggaagatgaagaatgcttgaaggaggaagaagatggtTTATCAGGAAACACACGGCTGGTGACACAGCCATCAT GTATTCAAGGAAAGATGAGGGATTACCAACTTGCTGGATTGAACTGGCTTATAAGACTGTATGAGAATGGTATAAACGGAATTCTTGCAGATGAAATG GGTCTTGGCAAAACCTTACAAACTATCTCTTTAATGGGCTACTTGCATGAATTCCGAGGAATCACTGGTCCTCATATGGTAGTGGCTCCAAAATCTACACTTGGTAACTGGATGAATGAAATTCGTCGTTTTTGTCCAGTTTTACGTGCTGTCAAGTTTCTTGGCAATCCTGATGAAAGA AAACATATACGTGAAGAGTTGCTGGCTGCTGGGAAATTTGATGTTTGTGTTACAAGCTTTGAAATGGCCATCAAAGAGAAGTCCACCTTGCGTCGCTTCAGTTGGCGGTATATTATCATTGATGAAGCTCATCGGATTAAGAATGAAAATTCTCTCCTTTCAAAAACAATGAGGCTTTATAACACTAATTACCGCCTCCTCATTACTGGAACTCCACTTCAG AACAATCTTCACGAACTCTGGGCTCTTCTCAACTTTCTTCTGCCAGAGATTTTTAGCTCAGCTGAAACTTTTGATGAATGGTTTCAAATTTCTGGTGAAAATGACCAGCAGGAAGTTGTTCAACAACTGCACAAG GTCCTTCGGCCATTTCTTCTCCGAAGATTGAAATCAGATGTTGAGAAAGGTTTGCCTCCCAAAAAGGAAACCATACTGAAGGTTGGCATGTCCCAGATGCAGAAACAGTACTACAAGGCTTTGTTGCAGAAAGATCTTGAAGTTGTAAATGCTGGTGGAGAACGTAAGCGTCTTTTGAACATAGCAATGCAGCTTCGAAAATGCTGCAACCATCCATATCTTTTCCAGGGTGCTGAACCTGGTCCACCATACTCTACAGGAGACCATCTTGTTACCAATGCTG GTAAGATGGTTTTGTTGGATAAGTTGCTTCCTAAGCTCAAAGAGAGGGATTCCAGGGTCTTAATTTTTTCACAG ATGACAAGGTTGCTTGACATTCTTGAAGACTATTTGATGTTTCGTGGGTATCTGTATTGTCGGATTGATGGAAATACCGGTGGAGAAGATCGTGACGCCTCCATTGATGCCTTTAACAAGCCAGGAAGTGAGAAATTTTGCTTCTTGTTGTCAACAAGAGCTGGAGGACTGGGTATTAATCTTGCCACTGCAGATGTTGTCATTCTTTATGACAGTGATTG GAACCCACAAGTTGATTTACAAGCTCAGGACCGTGCTCATAGGATTGGTCAAAAGAAAGAAGTCCAAGTGTTCCGTTTTTGCACAGAG TATACAATTGAGGAAAAAGTGATTGAGAGGGCTTATAAGAAGCTTGCACTTGATGCGTTGGTTATCCAACAAGGAAGATTGGCGGAGCAGAAAA CTGTTAATAAAGATGAGCTGCTTCAAATGGTGAGGTTTGGGGCTGAAATGGTTTTCAGCTCTAAGGATAGTACCATTACAGATGAGGACATTGACAGAATCATTGCTAAGGGAGAAGAGGCAACAGCTGAGCTTGATGCCAAGATGAAGAAGTTTACAGAAGATGCAATCAAGTTTAAAATGGATGACA CTGCTgaattatatgattttgatgatgataag GATGAGAACAAGTTTGACTTCAAGAAAATTGTCAGTGAGAACTGGATTGAACCTCCAAAGCGGGAGCGGAAGCGCAA TTACTCAGAATCCGAATACTTCAAGCAAACAATGCGCCAGGGTGGTCCAGCAAAACCAAAAGAACCTCGAATTCCTCGCATGCCTCAATT GCATGATTTCCAGTTTTTCAACACACAGAGGCTTAGTGAGCTGTATGAAAAAGAAGTACGCTACCTCATG CAAGCACATCAAAAGAATCAACTGAAAGATACAATTGAGGTGGATGAACCTGAAG AGACTGGAGATCCATTGACTGCTGAGGAACTGGAAGAAAAAGAACGACTTTTGGAAGAG GGATTTTCCTCTTGGAGTAGAAGAGACTTCAATACCTTTATTAGGGCTTGCGAGAAATATGGTCGGAATGACATAAGAAGTATTGCTACTGAAATGGAAgggaaaacagaggaagaagtTGAAAGATATGCTAAAGTTTTCAAAGAGCGATACAAAGAGTTAAATG ATTATGATAGGATCATCAAGAACATTGAAAGAGGGGAGGCCAGAATTTCTCGTAAAGATGAGATCATGAAAGCGATAGGGAAGAAGTTGGATCGCTACAAGAATCCTTGGCTTGAATTGAAGATCCAGTATGGTCAGAACAAAGGGAAGTTGTACAATGAAGAATGCGATCGTTTCATG ATATGCATGGTTCACAAGCTTGGATATGGGAATTGGGATGAGCTGAAAGCGGCATTCCGTACATCGCCTTTGTTTCGTTTTGATTGGTTTGTGAAGTCTCGTACAACTCAAGAACTGGCAAGGAGATGTGATACCTTAATTCGGTTGGTGGAGAAGGAAAACCAAGAATATGATGAGAGGGAGAGACAGGCTCGTAAAGAAAAGAAGCTTGCCAAG CAGAGCATGACCCCGTCCAAGCGTTCAATGGGAAGACAGACCGACAGCCCTCCTTCCCAAAAGAAGCGGAAACAGTTATCGATGGATGATTACCCAAACATG ggaaaaaggaagaagtaA